From Aegilops tauschii subsp. strangulata cultivar AL8/78 chromosome 5, Aet v6.0, whole genome shotgun sequence:
TAAACCGTTCAAATGCCTCGACATGGGCAGTAGTTATAGGCTTCCGAAATATGTCGTGGGAATAGACAGGTACATATCAAGAGCAAATTCGATGAGAATAAGTTGCACAAACtgacaaagactcaaataatttTTACTAAGGACCATAGTAAATTTATTTCAGTTTTTTTCATTAATTTGTACAGTTCATTCTATTCTTTTATTTTCACACATGGGTTGATGACCATCATGGATAAGAAAATCTGAGGCTAGCGAGTAATACAGCTGTTAACATGTTATGACGAAACAGATGTAAAAGAATTAAACCTTCTTCTGAGCTCATCTGGCTATTCACAAGTCAAAACCTTCAGGCAGTTTATCCATTTAATATCCAAATGAAGAGCCAAGAAGGGCCATCTCGCGAAGCATTCCCGACACTTCAGTTCGGGATGTAAATTTTGGTGAAGAATAGCTAACCAAGCAACAGAACTTTAGGATACCAAGGGCAGCCCATTATTTGTAAGCCTAGCATCAGTTCTTCAGATGGAGAGCAAAATCAAAGGAAGTACTTGTGCAAAGTGAACTTAAAAGTTAACAGTGAGCCATTTCTGCGTTGATAAAGTGCCACCGATAGCAGGGGCGCCACTCTCGGTCGCTGCAGCCCGGGGTCCAGGATCCATATCGGAAACCCAGAGAGGGCAGGTTCAAAAGCCACAGTACAAAACACTTTCCATAATCGCTGAACTCTCCATAAATACAACCGGGAACACACTTAAGAACACGAAAGAAGATCAGCTAAAGGCTAACAACAAACCCAGCAGACACCAAATGAAGAACGGCCAGTTTGATCTAGCAAGGAAACAGGCCAGTTATTCAAACATCAGTTGGGAAGAACCAAAGGGAACAAGGGAAGAAGATAGGAGCAGAAAGAATACACAAGTGAAGCATTATATCAGGGATTGAAGAGGCGGGAGGGGCAAGGCTTAAGTCCCTCAAAACAAGCTGAAGACACAACGGGGAATGCACGGCAAACAGAAAACAGATGAACACACAAATAGGCAGACGAAGAGAGCCATCACACATGGCAGGCGGGCTCAGAGCAAAATCGTCGAATGCCAGTGGATAGAAGCCCAAACTGCACTTGGAGGAGCAGCCCGTCGGACACTGTAGCTACTCCAAGCAAGGCCAGCGTGGCCGATGGCCCAGCTTGCGACAGCACAGGCGCAGAGCACCGTGAGATCCAAATCAAACGTAAACCCTTTCCAAATCGTTGTGAGGGCTCCTAGTCTGCACTGTCAGAACAAATGCTAGTTTCTATTAAAGATAGAAATAGACAGGTCGTGCCAAAATTCAGATACCTGTGGAAACTTCGAAGAGGAAGGATAAAAAATAAATCAACTTGGCAGCTAGCAAGAACGCTGCTTCCAAGTGCATGGTAAAAGAACAAAGATTATGCACACATGAAAGAAAATAGGGGTGAACAATGTTTCTTCAGCAGAGCGAAGCTAATAGGTTCAAATTATCAAACAAAACAGTGACAAATCCAAGCAACGGAACCTGGTTATCAGTACAGATATGTAAACAATCTGTGAGCAGCAGAAACAAAGTGAAGGTGTATTGGCAGAAACTTTTTATTTTGTGAATAGTCACAAGTAATGAAAGTGAACTGTGATGTATTGAAATTCCATGATGTATCATCCTAACCGAAAACACCCTCAGCCCTATGGCAGTCAAAATCTACTTCACCTCAACCTAACTAGCTGTAGATTTCTACAGCACCAATCTATGGCAAAGGATTGCCTACTCTGCCCAACATAACAACCGATGAAGTTCTATGAGAAAATTGGGTGCTGCCATTTAGCTGTCAAGGTGGGAAGCAATCTTCTCGTATTGCCTGGCGTAGTCACACCCCAGTAACCGAGCATTAGACTGTACAGCTGTGCAGAGATCTACCAGTGAAGCTTGGTAGGAACAGCCTAAATCTGAAGCAGTGGCATTATTCCGCCCACCATTTACAGCAGCAGAGGCACTCCTGTTAGCTTCTGGCATCCTCATTGTCTTTCCCCTTGCTTTTGCAACCCCCAAACAAGACTTCAGCATCTGACTTATGTACACGTTCAGCCCAGAGTTCAGCAGATCAGCACATTCTACGGATATGCTAAGGCCTTCGGCTTTCAGCTTATTCTCAAGTAGCTTTGACAGGTCCTCGCTACCTGGCAATTCACCATTATTATAGCAAATCTCTAAGGGGTAAGATATCGAAGGCTGAGAATTCTGAGCCTTTGGGGGGATTCCCAACGGAGCCCTGATTGGGCTCTGACTCTGCACACATACGGGGCTGCCCCTGGCTTGATCAACCTCCTCGCCATCCTCGACGGACACAAACTCCGCGGCCCCTGGATGTCCAAGAGGGGACTTTCCGAGTGGACTCGGCTTATCAGCAAACCTCTTGTCACGGTTAGCCACCGGCCGCACTCTCCTTGCTAGCGGCACGCCACTGGCCAATGTCCCATTCGTCACAGCGCTAGTCTGTGAATTCCCAGTTGGCGTCTGCCTGCTGGGCGGTGGCCCCAGCGACATATAAGCATTGCCGAGGATTGACTGGACGAGGAAATTGTGAAGCTTGATGTTCTCCTTCCCCAGTGTGGCCACGCAGATCTTGTCAAACTCGCTCTTGCCTAGCTGAAAACTCAGGAACTTCTTGAGGCTATGGAAGTAGAGCTCAGAGCGCTGGTGGCCGAGCTTCCTGACTAGCTGCGACTTGATCTCCGCCGTGTCGACGCGAGCAAGTTTCTTGGAAGGCTGCATCTTGGAACCACACAAATGTAGAAGGCCCGCAGAGACGATGGGGCTCTGGAGGAGCAAACCCTAGCTGCCACCGAACACCCAGGGGAACTCCAGCAATCCCCCGAGGGCTTCGCCCCAAGAAGTATCCTTTAGGCGAGAATCGTACCACCCATCTGCGTAATCAGATCAAGAAGAGAAAGGATTAGCACAGAAGTTTGCTACGCAATCAGGTCAGCACAAGGGTTGCTCCGTGATCCAAGAGCTCGCACGGACGCACGGACAGCTTATAAGAAATCTAATCCAAAACAATGTTTTCGAGCAAATCTGTACGGGGAATCGCAGACCCGAAGCAAATCCACCTCGAATTTCACAAACTTGACGAAATCCCGGGGCGAACTACCACCGAAAGATGCCAATTTCCCCGAGAAAAAATTGGGGGAAGAAGGACGGGAGGAGACTAACCTGGATTGGAGAGGCCGAATCCACGACCGAAAATCCAAGAGCGAAACGCGAGCTCACCGATGAGCTGAATCTTGTTTTTGGTTTTGCGGCCGCCGTAACCGGGGAGATATTTTTCCCCCAATTTTGATCCCTGGTCACGACGAACAGCGCTGTCTCGTGCGCAATTTACAATTTACACCTCCCCGGCGAGCCTTGCTCTGGGCTAATGTCCCGCTGATAGGTGGGCCCTGAGGCGGATGATTGTGCTGCCAGTGTGAGCTGGCGTGGTTGGTTCGGTTGTCGGGGTCAGCCAGCCCCTGCTGGTTCTTGGACTCTTGGTCACACGTGCCGAAATAAAATGTCATGCTTTTTTGACTTTTTTTTGAATTGTTTGGGTTGGTCACCACATGTGTTGCTTAtaatttttttttcagaaaacatCTGATCTATTCATTTTCAATCATGAAAGTGCAACGAACACGAGAAATAATATAAATTACATCCaggtccgtagaccacctagtgaCGACtaaagcactgaagcgagccgaagacGCGCCACCGTCAttgcccctccctcgccggagccgggcaaaacttgttgtagtacACAGTCGGGAAGTCGTTGTGCTAATGCGCCGCAGGACTAGCGCCAACAGAACAGCAACCACCGCCGATGAAGAGTAACATAGATCAGAACAATCCAACCTGAAAACACACGAACGTATACGAATGACGAACAGATCTGAGCAAATCCACCAGGGACATATTCACAAGAGACACAACTCCACACGCCCGCCGACGATGTTGAACGCACCATGGGAACGGGGGCTAGGCGAGGAGAAcattattccatcttcagggagccgtcgatgtctcgtctttctgagcaggacacaaaccttAACAGATCTCGAAGACACATCTAAAAACGGAGCCCTCACACCGGCAAGGGCCGGGATCACCGCGTTCTCATGACCCTAAGGCCACCAGAGATGAGGCGGACCTTCGGCGACGCCGGCGGAGGCAGGGGAACCCTAATTGGGGAGGAGGCGACAGCTTATAATTCATACGAATCGATTTGTGGTTGGACGGCTAGGACGACAGCTGTATCCCCAGCCAACCAAGGACGAAGTCCTAGATTATTGATGAGTGGATTTTGTACATACTTTTAGAGTATATTATAGTGCCAAATCCCTCATATCATATCCATATAGCACTTATTCATGTCTCTAATGCATAGTTTTCGGTATTTACTTGTTTTTACCAAGTTTGTtgtatattttttatttttatttagttTTTGTTAGTTTTCTTCTGTGTTGTGGTCTTCGTAGGTGTGTTGACATGGGCATGGACTTGAGACATCAAAAGAATCAAGCTAGGGGTCAAACTAGAGAAGTTCCACACACCAGATTAAGGCCTTTTCGAGAGTTTGATGATTTGACATTTATAAAAGTGTCCAAAATGAAGATCCAAGGCCACAAACGCATCAGGATTTTCGCTCGCAATCCAACGAGCCCAAGAATGTCAAAATCGGAGTTCATATgaagaaaagcaaataattatgacaatatccaaggcaatgatcatgtatataggcatcacgtccgagacaagtagaccgaaacgattttgcatctactattattactccgcacgtggccgctatccagcatgcatcaagtgtattaagttcatggaaaaccggagtaacgccttaagcaagatgacatgatatagacaagataaactcacgtatgaaATAAATCTcatctttttacccttaatagcaacgatacatacgtgtcatgtctctttctgtcactggaattgagcaccgtaagatcgagcccattacaaagcacatcttcccatggcaagtaaatcaatctagttggccaaaccaaaccaataaatcgaagaagaaatatgaggctataacaatcatgcataaaagagttcagagaaaactcaaatagtattcatggatagatctgatcataaactcacaattcatcggatcccaacaaacacactgcaaaaagtcattacatcgaatagatctccaagaacaccgaggagaacattgtattgaagatcaaatagagagaagaagccatctagctactaactatggaccaaTAGGTCCATGGTAAACTACAAACGCATCATCGGAGGGTAGCAAGGATGACGTACAGacccctccgtgattgaatcctCGTACGGCaaagtgccggaaaaggcctccagatgggatctcatggttctggaacttgcggcagcaGAAAAAGTATTTCGTGGACTCCTCTGTTGGTTTcacgattttagagaatttatagagccGGAGTTAGGTCAAACACGTGAgccccacaagacaccagggcgcgcctacccccgtGGGTGCGTGCTGGTGGCTTGTGGGCCCACGGTTCATCATTTGGTCTTCTCCCGAAGCTTCTTGTGTGTCTTTAGTCCAGAGAAAAaactccaaaaagtttcgtggcatttggacttcgtctgatattctgcgaaaccaaaaacaagcaaaaaatagcaactggcactgggcactaagttaaaaggttagtcccaaaaaatgacatATGATTGCTTGAaagtgcatataaaacatccaagattgataatataatagcatggaacaataaaaaattatagatacattggagacgtatcaccctggCAGGCCTCTAGGGCCCATCTTCTCCTATATGGTGccatttgacctagaaaaaatcagaaggaaggtTTTGGGACGAAGcatcgccgtctcgaggcggaacctgggtaGGAGCACTATTGCtctccggcagagcgattccgcGGGGAAACTTCCCTCGGGAGGGGGGGAATTGAAGcaatcgtcatcaccaacgatccactcatcgtgggaggaccaatcttcatcaacatcttcaccaacaccatctcatctcaaaccctagttcatcgcttgtattcaatctttgtctcaaaacctcatattggtacctgtgggttgctagtagtgttgattacatcttgtagttgatgctagttggtttatttggtagaagattatatgttcagatccttaacgatattcaatacccctctgatattgaaaatgaatatgatttgtgagtagttacttttgttcttgaggacatgggagaagtcttatcataagtaatcatgtgaatttggtattcactcaatattttgatgatatgtcactcgtacgcgtcggtcctaaacaaacagtttttaacccctttccacgacggtatttggaaccgtcgccaagtgagtgtgtgcgatagggtgtccttcccacacactactgcaggatgctgctaacgcgacactacgaccagagacccttcgacgaaactgtgtgcgatgcaataatcacaaacggtggtgtaaaaaacccgtcaaaaaggcgcaaaacgtttgcgatgatggatgcatcaaacacggttcagattttagttgtgtgtgcgattcagggcatacggttcagttcaattaaccgtttccgatgagaaggaacaaaagaaacaggcttccagatgaaggtgtgtgcgatgtacaacatacggttcactcggatgaactgtttgtgattaggcaacacaaaagaaacggtcagccagatcatggtgtgtgcgatgtacagcatacagttcactcggatgaactgtttgtgattaggcaacacaaaagaaacggtcagccagatcaaggtgtgcgcgatgtacgacatgcggttcacccagatgaactatttgcgttgagacaagagaacataaacggttcaatataacaaataccataaatattgcaaggttcaaattcaaagattacaacgcccaaattcaaacattgcaagctgcgtcatttttgaaaagggatcagccgctaacaagtcatgtatgggtttgacacaatgatttccaattgctttgccatatgtTCTTCCCATATGAAGTTCggcatttttggaggcacttccattcAACAGTACTAGCCGGCTCTGATAATCATACCattgatctttcctaattaaatgtgtgttcaacctcagtacactcagcacctttgctctggcaagaaagaacctggcgagtgtaatctccggtggggtccctcggtaggagttcaaagtaatatttgagagatgcagatccaggcattcgatgtgattgtcgttataaacatcatccaccgggcctaatatgcactgcaaaagaagagaacgtgttagtgcctacatgcagttttgaacactgctacacgcccatttggtttgcaggattggtaaaatgcaccaacgtgccatcttcgatctggcatgattaacatgggcatgtgattacaatctagaaacttgtagccttcttcacaagaggttggattggatgaaaaattccctaagaaaactagtacagatgaatccaaaggagaaattcttatggacgattgtaaccatatgaatgaagcaaccaatatggggtggggtgtatgtcctaaaatcctccaaaattccttcagaaatagtagtacattgtcattgtgaacttgggaaaaggtgcaaaaaattgaactcccttatggttaacatttaacaggaaaggaacatcacctcgatatacaacttcttcaggcacggaaagcatctcaggcaactgaaaacttggtccaggttggggacgacagattctagtgccaagaccttcactgtgcccagagtctgggtgaagcttcgctggatgacagatgaacatacatcttcaaaactagttataacgttgatatcaagaaggagaggtatataaggcgactgttgtacctgaaagttgtagtatttgacagacgagtagcccaccactttcaatttcggcgcagaaatgacattgattcttgttggaccttgttgatcaactacaagtaatctctcaagtgatgGTGTGTCCTGGATAACCATATTggggtccaccttttgtgatctctcgttgcagcaccagcaacacacataaatagtgcggagagtcctggaggtgatgtgcaaggtactcgaccaattcattgcctgaagacgaaggaactcgagtgcagtacagcagCGGAgtaggcgctccatgtcatcctttgggatgcagacggcgacgagctcgaggtgcttcagtcgtggtagaaaaagagcgggcgcatcattaaggtggggggggggaatggcagttcatgaacttggcgaggcgtAGTGTGGGCGCGAAGCGAAGCGCGGACATTGGCAGCAAgctcatatgcccatcattataacttagcttctcgagctgatctatggcgcgggatcagaaccactcgtcaagcttggcttgctccttgccattggaacggaacttgcccgcgataaggcctttgattgggccatggtgactgccgaggatctgggagaacgcatccaagctttggcgatagccatggTAGAGCTTGTGGgcctggaggaggtcgacaggggtgcgGAGCCATAGGGTGCGCCACCGCCGAGAAACGGCGGCTGTCCTCGCCCGATTTCTGATTGGgtggagggatatgatgactatcaacatatcatcgggaaggttgttgatgaagtctaggcctgctggagtcgcttgcagcctcgttctccacctcgtcggcgggaacgggaacctctgtctccatattcacgccatgctccggtgcttcagcagccccggcgtcgccactccctccgatggggcgcttcggcggcatcctcgtacatcgacggctttgaggactcagagcggcgtcgaggatgcgggcggagagagaggaattgtgtgtgtggcgaggatgggggggtgcggccgctcggcggGGCCATTAATATAGACAAGTGGGAGTGAGGCGGGTggcggtccaaggctgtctcgcttcccggtgagaacgagtgcttaatctctagtatgaatgaaatatatgcttaattactgcattttagttgcaaaaaatagatggtgatattaatttttagctgcatattttgacaaatcgcagtgtctcttggcttagcgccgacgtctggctttaatttgcatgCCGTAATCTGAaccatttgcgttgaagagatgcacagatcctgcgttgaatagcttgtacgcttcccggtgagcctgcacaccggactgcggtcgcacgcctcccgttcagtcaagtaggtgtccacacggcacctcctatagccattaaaaccaagacacgtggcgtcacgtgaatggttaaccgaacgcacacggtttgaattatacaaacgtttgagatattaaagtggcagctattttttttcaaaatgcctttgttggctatcattattcgagtgcggcttctctcaaaatggacacaaaaataccacagcatgtcgggtgcccttccatgatagcatgccaagtttcatgaatttcagagagttttggatttactagaatttaaaaaccaggcatctcaatgttttgccggcaatcaacggtgccctggtgtttgaaattcattcccatttcttgcatgggacctaagcatgcacccaaggacacagatttgatttttcaacgaatttatatgcacaggagcatgcacatgtagttcaaatttgaattatgcacataaatgcattgaaaactcagttaatgcataaaaatgtccaaacgaaccccgaaaaattacaaaaattcacacaacactcctgttgttctatgttgacatgagaaaaaaattgaaagcagtaagaggcaatggatatcatttcgtccccaaaggtgggacgttccctaccgaaaaccatcatgcttgttgtgagaagctccggtttgtgagaagcatatacccaaacctgccccaaacgggataaaatttgtaccacgacatgttgatgccgctccatgatagcatgccaagtttcatgaatttcagacgagttttggatttactagaatttaaaaaccaggcatctcactgttttgccggcaatcaacggtgccatggtgtttgaaattcattcccatttcttgcatgggatctaagcatgcacccaaggacaaagatttgatttttcaacgaatttatatgcaccggagcatgcacatgtagttcaaatttgaattatgcacataaatgtattaaaaatttagttaatgcataaaaatgtccaaacgaaccccgaaaatcacaaaaatacacacaacactcctgctgttctatgttgacacgagaaaaaaacttgaaagcaataagaggcaatggatatcgtttcgtccccaaaggtgggacgttccctaccgaaaaccatcatgctttttgtgagaacctccggtttgtgagaagcatatacccaaacctgccccaaatgggacaattgttttaccacggcatgttgatgccgctccatgatagcatgccaagtttcatgaatttcagacgagttttggatttgctagaatttagaaaccagacATCTCActgttttaccggcaatcaatggtgccatggtgtttgaaattcattcccatttgttgcatgggacctaagcatgcacccaaggacaaagatttgatttttcaacaaatttatatgcactagaacatgcgcatgtagttcaaatttgaattatgcacataaatgcattgaaaacttagttaatgcataaaaatgtccaaatgaaccccgaaaaatcacaaaaattcacagaacactcctgttgttctatgttgacacgagaaaaaacttgaaagcaataagaggcaatggatatcgtttcgtcgccaaaggtgggacgttccctaccgaaaacaatcatgcttgttgtgagaagctccggtttgtcagaagcgtatacccaaacctgccccaaatcagacaaaatttgtaccacggcatgttgatgccgctccataattgcatgccaagtttcatgaatttcagaggagttttggatttactagaatttaaaaaccaggcatctcattattttgccggcaatcaacggtgccctggtgtttaaaattcattcccatttcttgcatgggacctaagcatgcacccaaggacacaaatttgatttttcaacgaatttatatgcactggagcatgcgcatgttgttcaaatttgaattatgcacataaatgcattgaaaactcagttaatgcataaaaatgtccaaacgaaccccaaaaaatcacaaaaaatcacacaacactcctgttgttctatgttgacatgagaaaaaaacttgaaagcaataagaggcaatggatatcgtttcgtccccaaaggtgggacgttccctaccgaaaaccatcatgcttgttgtgagaagctccggtttgtgagaagcatatacccaaacctgccccaaatgggacaaaatttgtaccacgacatgttgatgccgctccatgatagcatgccaagtctcgtgaatttcagacgagttttggatttactagaatttaaaaacctggcatctcactgttttgccggcaatcaacggtgccctggtggttaaaattcattcccatttcttgcatgggatctaagcatgcacccaaggacaaagatttgatttttcaacaaatttatatgcactggagcatgcgcatgtagttcaaatttgaattatgcacataaatgcattgaaaactcagttaatgcataaaaatgtccaaacgaaccccgaaaaatcacaaaaattcacacaacactcctgttgttctatgttgacatgagaaaaaaaacttgaaagcaataagaggcaatggatatcgtttcgtccccaaagatgggacattccctaccgaaaatcatcatgcttgttgtgagaagctccggtttgtgagaagcatatacccaaacctgcccaaatgggacaaaatttgtaccacggcatgttgatgccgctccatgatagcatgccaagtttcatgaaattcagacgagttttagatttactagaatttaaaaaccaggcatctcactgttttgccggcaatcaacggtgccatggtgtttgaaattcattcccatttcttgcatgggacctaagcatgcacccaaggacaaagatttgatttttcaacaaatttatatgcactggagcatgtgcatgtagttcaaatttgaattatgcacataaatgcattgaaaactcacttaatgcataaaaatgtccaaacgaaccctgaataattccaattcttttatgatcactgcagataaaaggtctagcaattcaaacaccgtcgatggccgctgtgaccccattatgtaattcaaatcaagaccaaaaatcaagtagatcccacacagtttattataaccaactgtgtgagatgcagcacaaaatatcttcggaacgtgtctgaataagggaccgtgtctgatgacactttgcgcgcgagttttttggctgaagcgattccaaattttcggcttccgcggaaatatgtaccttctcgccccctcccccttaccaaaagccacatttcccctctttccgccttcctttccaagttgaaaccttcactccttgcttgcagcgccgccgcctcctcgccggcgaccctccttcacgctgctcggcctcgcctatccaggcaggtaatccacacctgacccccatcctcctcctccttccacatcccacatgccccgaccgccggcgcgagtgcgacaccttccacccgaatcaccgacccctccaccaaat
This genomic window contains:
- the LOC109750296 gene encoding uncharacterized protein, with amino-acid sequence MQPSKKLARVDTAEIKSQLVRKLGHQRSELYFHSLKKFLSFQLGKSEFDKICVATLGKENIKLHNFLVQSILGNAYMSLGPPPSRQTPTGNSQTSAVTNGTLASGVPLARRVRPVANRDKRFADKPSPLGKSPLGHPGAAEFVSVEDGEEVDQARGSPVCVQSQSPIRAPLGIPPKAQNSQPSISYPLEICYNNGELPGSEDLSKLLENKLKAEGLSISVECADLLNSGLNVYISQMLKSCLGVAKARGKTMRMPEANRSASAAVNGGRNNATASDLGCSYQASLVDLCTAVQSNARLLGCDYARQYEKIASHLDS